Proteins from one Podospora pseudocomata strain CBS 415.72m chromosome 4, whole genome shotgun sequence genomic window:
- a CDS encoding hypothetical protein (EggNog:ENOG503NZBB; COG:E): MSGLYRAPKAGENPDRPVNVVFVGAGAVGCFYASRLHHPDYNIHVSLIARSNYRALEESGVKLQTHTFGDYTFRPAAVYPSPDAASKGAVKQWDYIIVTTKALPDVSDDSALIAPLVSEGSCIVLIQNGVGVEEPYRLRFPANPIVSGVTVISAEQISPGVIRQNRWTRLHLGPYSDSANSTSDSVETGDGTTGALVPPSPTPTPDSDSESLNETLLSVGLDHCDRLGHYWTAFGSIHDITVSSEIDLQLIRWHKLTINAAFNPSSVLSGGLGNADMVRDPELRRHLYGVMKEIWDAAPKILGRGFPGELAGPEKILKSTERNVGSKPSMLLDWEAGRRMELEVILGNPVRLGRRRGVELRRMGTLYALLRSMQAVREGRKARL; the protein is encoded by the exons ATGAGTGGGTTATATCGTGCTCCGAAGGCGGGGGAGAATCCGGATAG GCCAGTGaatgttgtttttgttggggCTGGTGCGGTTGGTTGTTTTTATGCTTCGAGGTTGCATCAT CCTGATTATAATATTCACGTGTCTCTTATCGCACGCTCAAACTACCGCGCCTTGGAGGAGTCGGGGGTCAAGCTCCAGACTCACACGTTTGGGGATTACACCTTTCGTCCTGCAGCTGTTTACCCTTCACCGGATGCTGCGTCCAAGGGAGCAGTGAAGCAGTGGGACTACATCATCGTCACGACGAAGGCCCTCCCAGATGTGTCAGACGACTCGGCGCTTATTGCCCCGTTGGTGTCGGAGGGGTCGTGTATAGTCCTCATCCAAAACGGggtcggggtggaggagccgtATCGACTGCGCTTTCCTGCCAACCCGATTGTGTCTGGGGTGACTGTCATCTCGGCGGAGCAGATCTCCCCTGGGGTGATCCGGCAGAACCGCTGGACACGCCTTCACCTTGGGCCGTACTCTGATAGTGCGAACTCGACTAGCGACAGCGTCGAAACGGGAGACGGCACAACGGGGGCTTTGGTGCCCCCTTCAccgaccccaaccccggaTTCTGACTCTGAGTCTTTGAACGAGACTCTCCTCTCTGTCGGCCTGGATCACTGCGACAGGCTGGGCCACTATTGGACTGCCTTTGGCTCGATTCATGACATTACCGTGTCGAGTGAGATCGACCTGCAACTCATCCGCTGGCACAAGCTGACCATCAACGCGGCGTTCAACCCGTCGTCAGTCTTGTCGGGCGGGTTGGGGAACGCGGATATGGTGCGGGATCCGGAGCTGAGGCGGCATTTGTACGGGGTGATGAAGGAGATTTGGGACGCGGCGCCGAAGAtacttgggagggggtttccGGGGGAGCTGGCGGGGCCGGAGAAGATATTGAAGAGCACGGAGAGGAATGTGGGGAGCAAGCCGAGCATGTTGCTTGActgggaggcggggaggcgGATGGAGCTGGAGGTTATATTGGGAAATCCGGTcaggttggggaggcggaggggggtggagttgAGAAGGATGGGGACGCTTTATGCTTTGTTGAGGAGTATGCAGGCGGTgagagaggggaggaaggctAGGTTGTGA